The following proteins are co-located in the Spirosoma montaniterrae genome:
- a CDS encoding sulfatase, protein MKNFFLAVLSLGLFIGSVPLTALLPAPKATPKNIIFILSDDHRYDFMGFTGKVAGLQTPNLDRLAREGAHVQNAFVSTALCSPSRASILSGQYAHTHKVVDNFAPMPKGLTFFPQYLKKAGYQTAFLGKWHMGNTGDQPQPGFDYWLSFKGQGVYYNPTFNINGKQVSHTDSSHTTDLLTDYAVKWLNTVDKKKPFMLYLSHKAVHAMFEPTRRHRGQYRNVPINYPRSMYLTATDTSKIWGPKPSVDPETGALKANVADMPNWVKQQRGSWHGVDYMYHGQIGFNDFYRQYAETLLGVDESVGRVLTWLEANGLSENTMVVYMGDNGFSFGERGLIDKRHAYDESMRVPLLVRCPAVVKPGTKLTSVVQNIDIAPMLLNYAGLPKPAQMQGNSFLPLLAGKTIPWRDRAFYEYYWEVDFPQTPTMFAARTDRYKYIFNYGVWDANELYDLQNDPGEVNNLIRSPQHQDIARQLRGELFTWLETTQGMQIPLNKVQQKRFDHRFKGTY, encoded by the coding sequence ATGAAAAACTTCTTTCTTGCCGTGCTGAGTCTCGGCCTGTTCATAGGTTCAGTGCCGCTTACGGCCCTTCTTCCTGCTCCAAAAGCAACACCCAAAAACATAATCTTTATCCTGTCCGACGATCATCGGTACGATTTTATGGGCTTTACGGGTAAAGTGGCTGGCCTGCAAACGCCCAATCTCGACCGGCTCGCCCGCGAAGGTGCCCATGTTCAGAACGCCTTCGTCAGCACGGCCCTGTGTTCGCCCAGCCGGGCCAGTATTCTGTCGGGGCAGTATGCACATACGCACAAGGTGGTCGATAACTTCGCGCCGATGCCGAAAGGGTTGACGTTTTTTCCGCAATACCTGAAAAAAGCAGGCTACCAGACGGCCTTTCTTGGCAAATGGCACATGGGAAACACCGGCGACCAACCCCAGCCCGGATTTGATTACTGGCTCAGTTTTAAAGGGCAGGGCGTTTACTATAACCCAACTTTCAATATTAACGGTAAGCAGGTGAGCCATACCGACAGCAGCCACACCACCGACCTGCTGACAGACTATGCCGTGAAATGGCTCAACACCGTCGATAAGAAGAAGCCATTTATGCTCTATCTGTCGCACAAGGCCGTTCATGCCATGTTCGAGCCAACACGGCGGCACCGGGGACAGTACCGCAACGTACCCATCAATTACCCGCGCTCGATGTATCTGACCGCCACCGATACCAGCAAAATCTGGGGGCCGAAACCGTCCGTCGACCCGGAGACGGGTGCCTTGAAAGCGAACGTGGCCGATATGCCCAACTGGGTGAAACAGCAGCGCGGTAGCTGGCACGGAGTCGATTACATGTACCACGGCCAGATTGGATTCAACGATTTTTACCGGCAATATGCCGAAACGCTGCTGGGCGTCGATGAGAGTGTTGGGCGGGTGCTGACCTGGCTTGAGGCTAACGGGCTGTCGGAGAACACGATGGTGGTGTATATGGGCGATAACGGCTTCAGTTTTGGCGAACGCGGCTTAATCGACAAACGCCATGCTTATGACGAATCGATGCGGGTGCCGCTGCTGGTTCGCTGCCCGGCGGTGGTAAAACCCGGCACAAAACTCACATCGGTGGTGCAGAACATCGACATTGCGCCCATGTTGCTCAATTATGCGGGCCTGCCCAAACCGGCACAGATGCAGGGAAATTCGTTTTTGCCGCTCCTGGCCGGAAAAACCATTCCGTGGCGCGACCGGGCGTTTTACGAATATTACTGGGAAGTCGATTTTCCGCAGACGCCCACTATGTTTGCCGCCCGCACCGACCGCTACAAGTACATTTTCAACTACGGCGTTTGGGATGCCAACGAACTCTACGACCTGCAAAATGACCCCGGCGAGGTGAATAACCTGATCCGTAGTCCGCAGCATCAGGACATTGCCCGACAACTACGCGGAGAACTATTTACCTGGCTCGAAACCACGCAGGGAATGCAGATTCCGCTTAACAAAGTGCAGCAGAAACGATTCGACCACCGGTTCAAAGGCACGTATTGA
- a CDS encoding CsgE family curli-type amyloid fiber assembly protein, with amino-acid sequence MNVLRIFLFAGLLLTGFFCQAQPDPELDGQLIEETMSEAVLTDEGTETLLLDNTRSKIGRDFYDAFFRRYAELPKAISPLMPADTTQKIGPNVELDVNAFIVTIDETPAFGVGTTIISVTLNDQVIWQNYVQFRAEVIELYAFNAAEVANQYVLNYQDVQRSLESEDQRGSGIF; translated from the coding sequence ATGAATGTACTCCGCATTTTTCTGTTTGCTGGCCTGTTACTGACTGGTTTTTTTTGCCAGGCACAACCCGATCCTGAATTGGACGGTCAGTTGATCGAAGAAACGATGAGCGAGGCCGTTCTGACCGACGAAGGTACTGAGACACTACTGCTCGACAATACCCGCTCAAAAATTGGCCGCGACTTCTACGACGCGTTCTTTCGTCGATACGCCGAACTGCCCAAAGCAATCAGCCCACTAATGCCCGCCGATACCACGCAGAAAATAGGGCCGAACGTAGAGCTTGACGTAAACGCGTTCATAGTAACGATTGACGAAACACCCGCTTTCGGGGTTGGTACTACAATTATTTCGGTCACGCTCAACGATCAGGTCATCTGGCAAAACTATGTACAGTTTCGGGCCGAAGTTATTGAACTGTATGCTTTCAATGCGGCAGAGGTTGCCAATCAATATGTACTTAATTACCAGGACGTGCAACGCTCGTTAGAGAGCGAAGACCAGCGGGGCAGCGGTATTTTTTAG
- a CDS encoding DUF2283 domain-containing protein — MKVKYDREVDILYIRLTDNQIEESDEDRPGVVIDYDANGMMVGIEIMDASRRMDRPASIELEVA; from the coding sequence ATGAAAGTGAAATATGATCGTGAGGTCGATATTCTTTATATCCGACTGACAGATAATCAGATAGAAGAAAGTGATGAAGACCGTCCCGGTGTCGTTATCGACTACGATGCCAATGGTATGATGGTTGGAATTGAAATTATGGACGCATCCAGGCGCATGGATCGTCCAGCGTCGATTGAACTGGAAGTGGCCTAA
- a CDS encoding CsgG/HfaB family protein, producing the protein MNFRVYPTMRLLLLSSLAGIASGCMNYFHQPTQTRRARLGEETPATVELRGLPVAKEKVVAAVYKFRDLTGQLRQTETGAGFSTAITQGTTNILLKALEESGWFVPIERENVSNLLNERKIVRSSVAQFKEGENLPPLLFAGIILEGGVVSYDYNFVTGGGGLRYFGAGASTQYRQDRVTVYLRAVATKSGKILKTIYTSKTILSQTVDASLFRYVSFKRLLEAETGLTTTEPGQMAVTEAIEKAVHSLIIEGAKEGLWAPEDKAQAQMKTVIDAYEQEKTEMAQIDVYNARRNFDAPRISLQPYAGLWQYAGDYQRKTPRLGYGLSADIYITPSFGLQINGGVGALESQNAFSQNISTLEGNLIFRPIPNQRWTPLLFAGGGMVSRRGTGPVELRGNRFAQINGGVGVQYSANRTIGFRSTLSMNQLLTDEFDGRTIGLRNDYYLRGTLGLVFHIGRFRPKFRTVTQANKPASATARPTAQPARPTTQPARPATQPATTPQTAPRQP; encoded by the coding sequence ATGAATTTTAGAGTATATCCTACCATGCGGCTGTTGCTGCTGAGCAGCCTGGCTGGTATTGCATCGGGTTGTATGAATTATTTTCATCAACCTACCCAAACCCGCCGGGCACGCTTAGGCGAAGAAACCCCGGCAACGGTCGAATTGCGCGGCCTGCCGGTTGCCAAAGAAAAGGTTGTGGCTGCCGTTTATAAGTTCCGCGATTTGACAGGCCAACTGCGGCAAACCGAAACTGGCGCGGGTTTCTCGACAGCCATTACGCAGGGTACGACCAACATCCTGCTCAAAGCACTTGAAGAAAGCGGCTGGTTTGTACCCATCGAGCGCGAAAACGTTAGCAACCTGCTCAACGAACGCAAGATTGTGCGGTCGAGCGTGGCGCAGTTCAAAGAAGGCGAAAACCTCCCTCCGCTGCTCTTTGCGGGTATTATTCTCGAAGGGGGTGTAGTGTCGTATGATTACAACTTCGTTACCGGCGGGGGTGGCCTTCGCTACTTCGGAGCCGGGGCTTCGACGCAGTATCGACAAGACCGCGTAACGGTTTATCTGCGGGCCGTTGCCACCAAGTCGGGTAAGATTCTGAAAACGATCTATACCTCGAAAACGATTCTGTCGCAAACCGTAGACGCCAGCCTGTTCCGGTATGTTTCGTTCAAGCGGCTGCTGGAAGCCGAAACCGGCCTCACCACCACCGAACCAGGTCAGATGGCCGTAACGGAAGCTATTGAAAAAGCTGTTCATTCGTTGATTATCGAAGGGGCGAAAGAAGGGCTGTGGGCACCCGAAGATAAAGCCCAGGCCCAGATGAAAACGGTTATTGACGCCTACGAGCAGGAGAAAACCGAAATGGCGCAGATCGACGTGTACAACGCCCGCCGAAACTTCGACGCGCCCCGCATCAGTCTTCAGCCTTATGCCGGACTTTGGCAGTATGCTGGTGATTATCAGCGCAAAACACCACGCTTAGGTTACGGTCTGTCTGCCGACATTTACATTACCCCGTCGTTTGGCTTACAAATCAACGGGGGCGTCGGTGCGCTCGAAAGTCAGAATGCATTCAGTCAGAACATATCGACGCTGGAAGGCAACCTGATTTTTCGTCCCATTCCCAATCAACGCTGGACACCCCTGCTCTTTGCGGGTGGTGGCATGGTATCGCGCCGGGGTACTGGCCCCGTCGAGTTACGCGGCAACCGATTTGCGCAAATCAACGGGGGCGTGGGCGTACAGTACTCGGCTAACCGGACTATCGGATTCCGCTCCACACTGTCGATGAATCAGTTGCTTACCGACGAATTCGACGGGCGCACCATCGGGCTTCGCAATGATTATTACCTGCGCGGCACGCTCGGATTGGTTTTCCATATCGGACGGTTTCGCCCGAAGTTCAGGACCGTGACGCAGGCGAACAAACCAGCCTCTGCAACGGCCCGACCAACCGCGCAGCCAGCCCGGCCAACTACGCAGCCAGCCCGACCAGCCACGCAACCAGCTACCACACCTCAAACGGCTCCCCGGCAGCCGTAG
- a CDS encoding ribonucleotide-diphosphate reductase subunit beta: MVQADVIEPILEEDKNRFVLFPIKHWDIWEYYKTHEASFWTAEEIDLGQDMKDWNSLNDGERHFISHVLAFFAASDGIVNENLAVNFLSEVQYAEAKCFYGFQVMMENIHSETYSLLIDTYIKDPAEKDRLLNAIDTIPCVQKKAEWALRWIDNGSFAERLIAFAAVEGIFFSGSFCSIYWLKKRGMMPGLTFSNELISRDEGLHRDFACMLYTDHIANKLPESQIYDIIRNAVEIEQEFVSDALPVSLIGMNADLMKQYIAFVADHLLITLGLRKLYNVSNPFDFMDMISLQGKTNFFEKRVGEYQRGEVMAKFRAMKAAAQNPQATETETTTVVEEPKGFVMDADF; this comes from the coding sequence ATGGTACAAGCCGATGTCATTGAGCCGATTTTAGAAGAAGACAAAAACCGATTTGTCCTGTTTCCCATTAAACACTGGGATATTTGGGAGTATTACAAAACCCATGAAGCCTCGTTCTGGACCGCCGAAGAAATTGACCTCGGGCAGGACATGAAAGACTGGAACAGTCTGAACGATGGCGAGCGGCACTTTATCTCACACGTGCTGGCGTTCTTTGCCGCGTCAGACGGAATCGTGAACGAGAATCTGGCCGTTAATTTCCTGTCGGAGGTGCAGTATGCCGAAGCCAAATGTTTCTACGGGTTTCAGGTGATGATGGAAAACATTCACTCGGAAACCTATTCGCTGCTGATCGACACCTACATCAAAGACCCCGCCGAGAAAGATCGGCTACTCAACGCAATCGACACCATTCCGTGCGTGCAGAAAAAAGCCGAATGGGCCTTGCGCTGGATCGATAATGGCTCCTTTGCCGAGCGGCTCATTGCGTTTGCGGCTGTAGAAGGCATTTTCTTCTCAGGATCGTTCTGCTCGATTTACTGGCTTAAAAAGCGTGGTATGATGCCCGGCCTGACGTTCTCGAACGAGCTGATTTCGCGCGATGAAGGGCTGCACCGCGACTTTGCGTGTATGCTCTATACCGATCATATCGCGAATAAACTGCCGGAGTCGCAGATTTACGACATCATCCGCAACGCCGTTGAAATCGAGCAGGAGTTTGTGTCTGATGCGCTCCCCGTATCGCTGATTGGCATGAACGCTGACCTGATGAAGCAGTACATTGCTTTCGTGGCCGATCACCTGCTGATAACGCTTGGTTTACGTAAACTTTATAACGTCTCAAACCCCTTCGATTTCATGGATATGATTTCGTTGCAGGGCAAAACCAATTTCTTCGAGAAGCGCGTGGGCGAATATCAGCGGGGCGAAGTGATGGCGAAATTCCGGGCCATGAAAGCCGCAGCGCAGAATCCGCAAGCCACCGAAACCGAAACGACTACCGTTGTTGAAGAGCCGAAAGGGTTTGTAATGGATGCCGATTTTTAG
- a CDS encoding regulatory protein RecX, protein MTDTLKDALRKAAMFCAYQERTQQDVRDRLKDWGVWGDDAEEVIAELIQQNYLNEERFARSFAGGKFRVKSWGRRKIQQHLQQRGITGYNLQQAMKEIAPDDYRQTLAALLDKKRQSLRDDNPLVIKQKLVRYALSKGYESELVFSVLGDE, encoded by the coding sequence ATGACCGATACGCTGAAAGACGCCCTACGAAAAGCCGCTATGTTCTGCGCCTATCAGGAACGCACACAACAGGACGTGCGCGACCGGCTAAAAGACTGGGGTGTCTGGGGCGATGATGCCGAAGAAGTTATTGCCGAACTGATTCAGCAAAATTACCTGAACGAAGAGCGGTTCGCCAGGTCATTTGCCGGAGGCAAGTTCCGGGTCAAAAGCTGGGGTCGGCGGAAGATTCAGCAGCACCTGCAACAGCGCGGCATTACGGGCTATAACCTGCAACAGGCCATGAAAGAAATCGCTCCCGACGATTACCGTCAGACGCTCGCGGCCCTGCTCGATAAAAAACGCCAAAGCCTGCGCGACGATAACCCGCTGGTTATCAAACAGAAATTAGTTCGATACGCCCTCAGCAAAGGCTATGAATCCGAACTGGTTTTTTCGGTACTTGGCGACGAGTGA
- a CDS encoding DUF4258 domain-containing protein — MKEIKHFLEDGIYISKHALERAKERNITQEILKRVLNNPDQVVDDDSGKQGQKIYQSLIEFEENSTYLVRVFVNAQKQPNVVKSVYKTSKVQKYL, encoded by the coding sequence ATGAAGGAGATAAAACATTTCTTAGAAGATGGAATTTATATATCGAAACATGCTTTAGAACGAGCTAAAGAACGCAACATAACACAGGAGATTCTCAAAAGAGTGTTAAATAATCCTGACCAAGTAGTAGATGACGACTCAGGGAAACAAGGTCAGAAAATTTATCAATCATTGATCGAATTTGAAGAAAATAGTACGTACTTAGTACGAGTATTTGTCAATGCACAGAAGCAACCAAATGTTGTAAAATCTGTTTATAAGACATCGAAAGTACAGAAGTATTTATGA
- a CDS encoding glycosyltransferase family 2 protein → MRKVSVILLNYNSHRFTFDCIASIQQQTQGVDYEIIIVDNNSSPTDADALRPLADVPGVRLIRSRINLGFSGGNMLGVQAADPATDYYYFLNNDCVLRTNVLAQLTVFMDATPDAGLCGAQMFAGDGSRQETFGYLPTAVNKILGHGVARLLNPDRYPNRRRVYTEPVRVPFIMGSTLFVRASVFHAIGGFDVAHFLYVEEEDLAKRLLLRGFYAYLVPQAEYVHFTGQSTVRNYDIEKEHYISLFYYFRKYHSWPERALLRAYYVIKNGRKFRRNPVYGKLAWFIGRGSPMRESLRYRQTIREQ, encoded by the coding sequence ATGCGCAAGGTTTCGGTTATTCTGCTCAATTACAATTCCCACCGCTTCACGTTCGATTGCATTGCGTCGATACAGCAACAAACGCAGGGTGTTGACTACGAGATCATTATTGTCGATAATAACTCCTCTCCTACCGACGCTGACGCCCTTCGGCCACTTGCCGACGTGCCGGGCGTGAGGCTCATTCGCAGCCGTATCAATCTCGGCTTTTCGGGTGGCAATATGCTCGGCGTACAAGCTGCCGACCCGGCCACCGACTACTACTATTTCCTGAACAACGACTGCGTTTTGCGGACTAACGTGCTGGCCCAACTCACGGTTTTTATGGACGCTACACCCGACGCAGGTCTGTGTGGCGCACAGATGTTTGCGGGAGACGGCTCGCGGCAGGAAACGTTCGGCTATCTACCGACGGCTGTCAACAAGATTCTCGGTCATGGCGTAGCCCGGCTGCTTAACCCCGACCGCTACCCCAATCGTCGGCGCGTATATACCGAACCGGTTCGGGTGCCGTTTATCATGGGCAGTACGCTATTTGTGCGGGCGTCGGTGTTCCATGCCATTGGCGGGTTCGACGTGGCTCATTTTCTATACGTCGAAGAAGAGGATCTGGCAAAGCGGCTGCTGTTGCGGGGGTTCTACGCCTACTTAGTACCGCAGGCCGAGTATGTTCATTTCACGGGCCAAAGCACCGTTCGCAACTACGACATCGAGAAAGAACATTATATTTCGCTGTTTTATTATTTCCGAAAGTACCATTCGTGGCCGGAGCGGGCTTTGCTTCGGGCCTATTATGTTATCAAAAACGGACGGAAATTCCGGCGCAACCCAGTTTATGGCAAACTGGCCTGGTTTATCGGGCGTGGCAGCCCCATGCGCGAGAGCCTGCGCTACCGCCAAACCATCCGCGAACAATAA
- a CDS encoding class I SAM-dependent methyltransferase has translation MNRLELIQALMRQKGLRNYLEIGVENGRIFFRVQSKFKVAVDPHFMFDTGRKIGKTILNPYNVYNQYFEKTSDDFFTQDADHVFAGRKLDLALVDGMHEYHYALRDVENTLRYLSNDGVIIMHDCNPQSAQAAGRFDDWKEGVWNGDVWRSVIHLRSQRPDLNVFVLDCDHGLGIITKRKPADPVLGTPISFTPTQIQALTYDEFDANRTNWLNLKSEDFAKAFFGL, from the coding sequence ATGAATCGTTTAGAACTGATCCAGGCCCTCATGCGCCAGAAAGGGTTGCGCAATTACCTTGAAATTGGCGTTGAGAACGGACGAATTTTCTTTCGGGTTCAAAGCAAATTCAAGGTTGCCGTTGACCCTCATTTTATGTTTGACACGGGCCGAAAAATTGGCAAAACGATTCTAAACCCCTACAACGTATACAATCAGTATTTCGAGAAAACCAGCGACGACTTTTTTACCCAGGATGCCGACCATGTATTTGCAGGCCGAAAACTTGACCTCGCTTTAGTCGATGGCATGCATGAATACCACTACGCCCTCCGCGACGTTGAAAATACGCTTCGTTATTTGAGCAACGATGGCGTAATTATTATGCACGATTGCAATCCGCAATCGGCGCAGGCGGCTGGCCGGTTCGACGACTGGAAAGAGGGCGTCTGGAATGGCGACGTGTGGCGGAGCGTCATTCACCTACGCAGCCAACGCCCCGATCTGAACGTGTTTGTACTCGACTGCGACCACGGGCTGGGTATTATTACCAAACGCAAACCTGCTGATCCGGTGCTGGGTACGCCTATCTCGTTTACGCCCACGCAAATTCAGGCGTTGACATACGATGAGTTCGATGCAAACCGCACCAACTGGCTGAACCTGAAGTCAGAGGATTTTGCGAAGGCGTTTTTTGGGTTGTGA
- a CDS encoding curli production assembly/transport component CsgF, translating into MKKLLLSVLLLAGISAFASAQSFTYTPRNPAFGGNTFNYSWLQSSAQAQDRTTDPAQRRNQAASGRTTNSTLDAFSQSIQNQLLSRLTRDLIGNQFGEGELRPGTYRFGDYQVEITNAADGVQVRIVDGRGGETTLTIPYF; encoded by the coding sequence ATGAAAAAACTGTTACTTTCGGTGCTGTTACTGGCTGGCATCAGTGCTTTCGCTTCGGCACAATCGTTTACGTACACCCCCCGCAATCCGGCTTTTGGGGGCAACACCTTCAACTACTCGTGGCTGCAAAGCTCGGCACAGGCACAGGACCGCACCACCGACCCGGCTCAGCGACGCAATCAGGCGGCCTCTGGGCGCACAACGAATTCAACCCTCGATGCGTTTTCACAAAGCATTCAGAATCAGCTACTCAGCCGCCTGACCCGCGACCTGATCGGCAACCAGTTTGGCGAGGGCGAATTACGGCCCGGTACGTACCGCTTTGGCGATTATCAGGTTGAAATCACCAACGCGGCTGATGGCGTTCAGGTACGTATCGTAGATGGGCGCGGTGGCGAAACTACCCTGACCATTCCTTATTTTTGA
- a CDS encoding carboxypeptidase regulatory-like domain-containing protein: MKSLFYLTVLLAGLFGIWSCNEDTYVEPLQLTSVRGRVVLSANQRPVGSAVVRLTPGGRQVTTDSAGTFRFDSVLVGNYTVQVSKAGYGTQVATVVASVDTSPIITIQLTDDRTQNQPPSAPTLVAPTLSTSAVSTTTTLKWTATDPNRDTLTYSVLLFRSGTTTPAQSFTGLRTDSLVVSLDYNTNYLWQVIVSDGIATVNGPVWSFRTVAFPDYSYVFTRRINGQFQVFGANATGDAAQFTREGSNWRPTVSPNRQLIAFISNRDTDAQLYIMNADGSNQRRVTNVPISGVSLADVSFAWSPDGTQLLYPVNDRLYAVRLDGTGLRIVAQAAPGRLFAGCDWTAQGNRIVARTTGPNVYDNDISIYPADGGTPTSVLARRANRVGNPVFSVSGGQLLFTIDISGFQNEQGRQLDARMFILDLTTAALTDLSLTQSGNNNQIQNKPAGTNDLDPRFSPNGAQVIFTNTDNTGNGPRAVFTSDVDGRNRRQLFTTAEMPFWRQ, translated from the coding sequence ATGAAGTCTCTTTTTTATCTGACTGTACTGCTCGCAGGGTTGTTCGGCATCTGGAGTTGCAACGAAGACACCTACGTAGAACCCCTTCAGCTAACCAGCGTTCGGGGCAGAGTTGTATTGAGTGCCAACCAACGGCCCGTTGGCAGTGCCGTAGTTCGGCTAACACCCGGCGGTCGGCAGGTAACTACCGATTCGGCAGGCACATTCCGGTTCGACAGCGTGCTGGTTGGCAACTATACCGTACAGGTGTCTAAAGCGGGCTATGGCACGCAGGTTGCCACGGTGGTCGCCAGCGTCGATACGTCGCCAATTATAACCATTCAGCTTACCGACGACCGAACGCAGAACCAACCGCCATCGGCTCCGACGCTGGTGGCTCCTACCCTGAGTACCAGTGCCGTGTCTACCACCACGACGCTAAAATGGACAGCAACCGACCCGAACCGCGATACGCTGACGTATAGCGTGCTGCTGTTCCGCTCCGGCACAACCACGCCTGCCCAGTCGTTTACGGGGCTGCGTACCGACTCGCTCGTGGTTAGTTTAGACTACAACACCAATTATCTGTGGCAGGTGATTGTCAGCGATGGCATTGCTACCGTCAACGGTCCGGTCTGGTCGTTCCGCACGGTGGCCTTCCCCGATTATAGCTACGTTTTCACGCGCCGGATCAACGGACAGTTTCAGGTTTTTGGGGCCAATGCAACCGGCGACGCGGCTCAGTTTACCCGCGAAGGCAGCAACTGGCGACCTACCGTTAGCCCCAACCGCCAATTGATTGCCTTTATCTCGAACCGGGATACCGACGCGCAGCTATATATTATGAATGCCGACGGCAGCAACCAACGCCGGGTTACGAACGTACCCATTTCCGGCGTATCGCTCGCCGATGTGTCGTTCGCCTGGTCGCCCGATGGTACGCAACTGCTTTACCCCGTCAACGACCGGCTCTATGCCGTTCGATTAGATGGTACGGGGCTGCGTATTGTGGCACAGGCGGCTCCGGGTCGGCTGTTTGCCGGCTGCGACTGGACGGCGCAGGGCAACCGCATTGTGGCACGTACTACTGGTCCTAACGTATATGACAACGATATTTCGATTTACCCCGCCGATGGTGGTACGCCAACGTCGGTGCTGGCCCGGAGAGCCAACCGCGTCGGCAATCCGGTCTTCTCGGTGAGTGGGGGGCAACTGTTATTCACCATCGACATCAGCGGTTTCCAGAACGAACAGGGCCGTCAGCTCGACGCGCGGATGTTTATTCTTGACCTGACCACAGCCGCGCTGACCGACCTTTCGCTGACGCAGAGCGGCAATAATAACCAGATTCAGAACAAACCCGCTGGCACCAACGACCTCGATCCACGGTTCTCGCCCAATGGCGCGCAGGTGATTTTCACCAACACCGACAACACCGGCAACGGTCCACGTGCCGTGTTCACGTCGGACGTTGATGGCCGGAACCGGCGGCAACTTTTCACCACCGCCGAAATGCCTTTCTGGCGGCAATAA
- a CDS encoding M48 family metalloprotease: protein MRTLFLFATLICLAACSRNPVTGKREVILMSEEQEKALGAESHPSIVATMGLYDDKKLQAFINEKGMAMARISHRPNLPYQFHIVDSPVVNAFAVPGGYVYFTRGIMAHFNNEAEFAGVLGHEIGHVTAKHSARQQSSQLFGTAGLILGSVLLDRTGQLTEAAAQGLQLALLGYSRAHESESDEIGVQYSSKIGYDARQMANFFGTIKRIQDNSGQSIPQFQSTHPDPGNRQARVGKLATDYQAKNPGNYEVDRESYLRMIDGIIFGEDPKQGFVENDQFYHPELRFQFPVPRGWTHQNSPQQFQMGAKDGQSAMILMLAKGNSLDEAAQNLVKDLGLVVSENQRTTINGNPAIVLISQQQQQQQQGQPQQQQDPRTRLQIGTWLIQYNNAIYALHGLAQAQAFNSRFDTFRQVAGGFRALTDPDKLNRQPERVRVRQAPRDGSFQEIMAALGMPASRLEELGTLNSMKAGDRVARGIW from the coding sequence ATGCGTACACTTTTTCTATTCGCCACACTCATCTGCCTTGCAGCCTGTTCGCGCAACCCCGTTACGGGCAAGCGCGAGGTTATTTTAATGTCGGAAGAGCAGGAAAAAGCCTTAGGGGCAGAGTCGCACCCATCGATTGTTGCCACAATGGGCCTTTACGACGACAAAAAACTTCAGGCTTTCATTAACGAAAAAGGTATGGCAATGGCGCGCATTTCGCACCGGCCCAACCTGCCCTATCAGTTTCATATTGTTGATTCGCCCGTAGTAAATGCCTTTGCCGTGCCAGGCGGTTACGTGTATTTTACGCGCGGTATTATGGCCCACTTCAACAACGAAGCTGAATTTGCCGGGGTGCTGGGTCACGAAATCGGACACGTTACGGCCAAACACTCGGCTCGTCAGCAAAGCAGTCAGCTTTTCGGCACGGCGGGGCTGATTCTGGGGTCGGTGCTGCTCGACCGAACCGGCCAACTGACCGAAGCGGCTGCTCAGGGCCTACAGTTGGCATTGCTGGGCTATAGCCGCGCCCACGAGTCGGAGTCCGACGAAATTGGTGTACAATATTCCAGCAAAATTGGCTACGACGCCCGGCAAATGGCGAATTTCTTCGGCACCATCAAACGCATTCAGGATAATTCGGGCCAAAGCATTCCGCAGTTCCAGTCGACCCACCCCGATCCGGGCAACCGGCAGGCACGCGTGGGCAAGTTAGCGACTGACTATCAGGCTAAAAACCCCGGAAATTATGAAGTTGACCGCGAATCATACTTACGCATGATTGACGGTATTATTTTCGGAGAAGACCCCAAACAGGGTTTCGTGGAGAATGACCAGTTCTACCATCCTGAACTGCGTTTCCAGTTTCCGGTGCCGCGCGGCTGGACCCACCAGAACTCGCCCCAGCAGTTTCAGATGGGTGCTAAAGATGGACAATCGGCCATGATTCTGATGCTCGCCAAAGGCAATTCGCTCGATGAAGCGGCTCAGAATCTGGTAAAAGATCTGGGTTTGGTTGTCTCGGAAAATCAGCGCACCACCATCAACGGCAACCCGGCCATCGTGCTGATCTCGCAGCAGCAACAGCAACAGCAGCAGGGTCAGCCGCAACAGCAGCAAGACCCGCGCACCCGGCTCCAGATTGGCACTTGGCTCATTCAATATAACAACGCGATCTACGCGTTGCATGGGCTGGCACAGGCGCAGGCATTCAACAGCCGGTTCGATACGTTCCGGCAGGTGGCGGGTGGCTTCCGCGCCCTTACCGACCCCGACAAACTGAACCGCCAACCTGAGCGCGTCCGGGTTCGGCAGGCCCCGCGCGACGGTTCGTTTCAGGAGATTATGGCCGCCCTCGGTATGCCCGCCAGCCGACTCGAAGAGCTGGGGACGCTTAATAGTATGAAAGCCGGAGACCGGGTGGCGCGGGGTATTTGGTGA